The following proteins are encoded in a genomic region of Actinomadura sp. NAK00032:
- a CDS encoding HAD family phosphatase — translation MSAGTRGGLQAVMFDMDGLLIDSEHVWLEVETEVMAWLGGEWTPAHQERLVGGSIAIAVDYMLELTGASADPAEIARRMLDGMTERLTACVPMMPGAKELLAAVRAAGVPAALVSSSHRRLIEPVLDAIGREHFALSVAGDEVSRTKPDPEPYLTAAARLGADPARCVVLEDSPNGVAAGEAAGCATVAVPGVLPIPPAPGRTVVASLREVDVDLLRALAAGAPSPG, via the coding sequence ATGAGCGCCGGTACCCGCGGCGGCCTGCAGGCCGTGATGTTCGACATGGACGGCCTCCTCATCGACTCCGAGCACGTCTGGCTGGAGGTCGAGACGGAGGTCATGGCCTGGCTCGGCGGCGAGTGGACCCCCGCCCACCAGGAGCGGCTCGTCGGCGGCTCCATCGCGATCGCCGTCGACTACATGCTGGAGCTGACCGGCGCCTCCGCCGACCCGGCGGAGATCGCCCGGCGGATGCTGGACGGCATGACCGAGCGCCTCACCGCCTGCGTCCCGATGATGCCCGGCGCCAAGGAGCTGCTCGCCGCGGTCCGCGCGGCGGGCGTCCCGGCGGCGCTGGTGTCCTCCAGCCACCGCCGGCTGATCGAGCCGGTGCTGGACGCGATCGGCCGCGAGCACTTCGCGCTGAGCGTCGCCGGCGACGAGGTCTCCCGCACCAAGCCCGACCCCGAGCCGTACCTGACGGCCGCCGCGCGGCTGGGCGCCGACCCGGCCCGCTGCGTCGTCCTGGAGGACTCCCCGAACGGGGTCGCGGCGGGGGAGGCGGCGGGCTGCGCGACGGTCGCCGTCCCGGGCGTCCTGCCGATCCCGCCCGCGCCGGGCCGCACCGTGGTCGCCTCGCTGCGCGAGGTCGACGTGGACCTGCTGCGCGCCCTGGCGGCCGGCGCGCCCTCGCCCGGCTGA
- a CDS encoding ABC transporter permease codes for MAAPIEVTGSDTEAQPESVLVGVDSKKIQGRSLGQIAWMRLKRDKVALTGAVVVILLILLAIFGPYFVQDPLAYHQNLIDPTYNRPKSGFWHSGISSEHWFGVEPGSGRDLLARIVHGARISLLVSFLATLLSVLIGTVMGIMAGYFGGWVDYVISRAMDAFLAFPLLLFAIALVGVMSDGAFGLSGNGLRVSVLIVVIGFFNWPYIGRIIRGQTLSLREREFVDAARSMGARNSYVLFKEVLPNLVAPILVYSTLLIPTNILFEAALSFLGVGVIPPTPSWGGMLTLAVPIYSSDPMYMIIPGMAIFITVLAFNLFGDGLRDALDPRSK; via the coding sequence GTGGCCGCACCCATTGAGGTGACCGGGTCCGACACCGAGGCGCAGCCGGAATCGGTCCTCGTCGGTGTCGACAGCAAGAAGATCCAGGGACGCTCCCTCGGTCAGATCGCCTGGATGAGGCTCAAGCGCGACAAGGTCGCGCTGACCGGCGCCGTGGTGGTCATCCTGCTCATCCTGCTGGCGATCTTCGGTCCGTACTTCGTGCAGGACCCGCTGGCCTACCACCAGAACCTGATCGACCCGACCTACAACCGGCCGAAGAGCGGGTTCTGGCACTCGGGCATCAGCAGCGAGCACTGGTTCGGCGTCGAGCCGGGCAGCGGCCGCGACCTGCTGGCCCGCATCGTCCACGGCGCCCGGATCTCGCTGCTGGTGTCGTTCCTCGCGACGCTGCTGTCGGTGCTCATCGGGACCGTGATGGGCATCATGGCCGGCTACTTCGGCGGCTGGGTCGACTACGTCATCAGCCGCGCCATGGACGCCTTCCTGGCCTTCCCGCTGCTGCTGTTCGCGATCGCGCTGGTCGGCGTCATGTCCGACGGGGCCTTCGGGCTGTCGGGCAACGGGCTGCGCGTCTCGGTCCTGATCGTGGTCATCGGGTTCTTCAACTGGCCCTACATCGGCCGCATCATCCGCGGCCAGACCCTGTCGCTGCGCGAGCGCGAGTTCGTCGACGCCGCGCGCAGCATGGGCGCCCGCAACTCCTACGTGCTCTTCAAGGAAGTCCTGCCGAACCTGGTCGCGCCGATCCTGGTCTACTCGACCCTGCTGATCCCGACCAACATCCTGTTCGAGGCGGCGCTGTCGTTCCTCGGCGTCGGCGTCATCCCGCCCACGCCGTCGTGGGGCGGGATGCTCACGCTCGCCGTGCCGATCTACTCCTCGGACCCGATGTACATGATCATCCCCGGTATGGCGATCTTCATCACCGTCCTCGCCTTCAACCTCTTCGGTGACGGGCTGCGGGACGCTCTCGACCCTCGGTCCAAGTGA
- a CDS encoding ABC transporter substrate-binding protein — MRPIAVFAAGVVAAAGLAACGGGDSGSGSGSGPGYNAGVNEVVNKSDKKGGTLKLAESDDFDSPDPGNTYYAYSQNIARQYGRGLTTFKPAAGKESLEVIPDLATDLGTSSDGGKTWTYKLRTGVKFDDGTTVTSKDVKYAVERSNFSSELQSGPKYFKQYLVDNKPAYKGPYEDKSDEGLKSIETPDDQTIVFHLKEPFAEFDYLVAMSQTMPVPKAKDTGLKYETSIVSSGPYKVDNYTRGKSMTLSRNPHWNQSTDPIRKALPDKIEIQLKQNADDIDQRLLAGSLDMDMAGVGVQSGTQPKVLTDAQKPYVDNPVQGFLRFMSLNVHVKPLNNVHCRIAVQYATDKVAAQTAYGGPLAGGDIATTVLPPSVDGYTKFDLYPQKQAAGGNGLDEATMNKAKEELKACGQPNGFSTKISARSDRPKEVAMAQAIQQSLAKVGIKVDLVQFPAGDYFSKYVGVPKYVHEHGVGMMIMAWAADWPTGYGFLAQIAHGDAIKPSGGNNLAELDDPKVNEGLDAAIANPDKAARMKAYGEVDKLIMGTATEVPLVYAKALMYRPKRVTNAGITYAYGGMYDYLNMGVE; from the coding sequence ATGAGACCAATCGCGGTCTTCGCGGCCGGGGTGGTCGCGGCCGCGGGGCTCGCCGCCTGCGGCGGCGGCGACTCGGGCAGCGGCTCGGGCAGCGGCCCGGGATACAACGCCGGCGTGAACGAGGTCGTCAACAAGTCGGACAAGAAGGGCGGCACCCTCAAGCTCGCCGAGTCCGACGACTTCGACTCGCCGGACCCGGGCAACACCTACTACGCCTACTCCCAGAACATCGCCCGCCAGTACGGGCGGGGCCTGACGACGTTCAAGCCCGCCGCCGGCAAGGAGAGCCTGGAGGTCATCCCCGACCTCGCCACGGACCTGGGCACCTCCAGCGACGGCGGCAAGACCTGGACGTACAAGCTGCGGACCGGCGTCAAGTTCGACGACGGCACCACGGTCACCTCCAAGGACGTGAAGTACGCGGTCGAGCGCAGCAACTTCAGCAGCGAGCTGCAGTCCGGGCCGAAGTACTTCAAGCAGTACCTCGTCGACAACAAGCCCGCCTACAAGGGCCCCTACGAGGACAAGTCCGACGAGGGCCTGAAGTCGATCGAGACCCCCGACGACCAGACGATCGTGTTCCACCTGAAGGAGCCGTTCGCCGAGTTCGACTACCTGGTCGCCATGTCGCAGACGATGCCCGTGCCGAAGGCCAAGGACACCGGCCTGAAGTACGAGACCTCGATCGTCTCGTCCGGCCCGTACAAGGTCGACAACTACACGCGCGGCAAGTCCATGACGCTGTCGCGCAACCCGCACTGGAACCAGAGCACGGACCCGATCCGCAAGGCCCTGCCTGACAAGATCGAGATCCAGCTCAAGCAGAACGCCGACGACATCGACCAGCGCCTGCTCGCCGGCTCGCTGGACATGGACATGGCCGGTGTCGGCGTCCAGTCGGGCACGCAGCCGAAGGTGCTGACCGACGCGCAGAAGCCGTACGTGGACAACCCCGTCCAGGGCTTCCTGCGGTTCATGTCGCTGAACGTGCACGTGAAGCCGCTCAACAACGTCCACTGCCGGATCGCCGTGCAGTACGCGACCGACAAGGTCGCCGCGCAGACGGCCTACGGAGGCCCGCTGGCCGGCGGCGACATCGCCACCACGGTGCTGCCCCCCTCGGTCGACGGCTACACCAAGTTCGACCTGTACCCGCAGAAGCAGGCCGCGGGCGGCAACGGCCTCGACGAGGCCACGATGAACAAGGCCAAGGAGGAGCTGAAGGCCTGCGGCCAGCCCAACGGCTTCAGCACCAAGATCTCGGCCCGGTCCGACCGGCCGAAGGAAGTCGCCATGGCCCAGGCGATCCAGCAGAGCCTGGCCAAGGTCGGCATCAAGGTCGACCTGGTGCAGTTCCCGGCCGGTGACTACTTCAGCAAGTACGTCGGCGTGCCGAAGTACGTCCACGAGCACGGCGTCGGCATGATGATCATGGCGTGGGCGGCGGACTGGCCGACCGGCTACGGCTTCCTCGCCCAGATCGCCCACGGCGACGCCATCAAGCCGTCCGGGGGCAACAACCTGGCCGAGCTGGACGACCCCAAGGTCAACGAGGGCCTCGACGCCGCCATCGCCAACCCGGACAAGGCCGCCCGGATGAAGGCGTACGGCGAGGTCGACAAGCTGATCATGGGGACCGCCACCGAGGTGCCGCTGGTCTACGCCAAGGCGCTGATGTACCGGCCGAAGCGCGTCACCAACGCCGGCATCACCTACGCCTACGGCGGCATGTACGACTACCTCAACATGGGCGTGGAGTAA
- a CDS encoding ABC transporter permease — MFPYLIRRLIGAVLMLLLVSLVTFGIFFWLPKLAGQTTDQIAAGYVGKAPTAEAIQDTKERLGLDKPVVVQYGEYLKAIVVGKDYKAGPVTDHCPAPCLGYSYRSSQPVLETLLDRAPATASLAFGAAVVWLVGGITTGVVSALRRGSLWDRTAMIIALSGVSLPIYFTGLVSLALFSYTFKIFPGGGSYLPITTNPVTWFQSLVLPWVTLAFLYAAMYARLTRAGMLETMNEDYIRTARAKGLPEKTVVTKHALRASLTPILTIFGLDLGLLLGGAVLTENTFGIPGLGQLAITSINGGDLPMVLGITLITATSIVVINLIVDLLYAVVDPRVRLS; from the coding sequence GTGTTCCCATACCTCATCCGGCGCCTCATCGGTGCCGTGCTCATGTTGCTGCTGGTCAGCCTGGTGACCTTCGGCATCTTCTTCTGGCTGCCCAAGCTGGCCGGTCAGACCACCGACCAGATCGCGGCCGGGTACGTCGGCAAGGCCCCGACGGCCGAGGCGATCCAGGACACCAAGGAGCGGCTCGGCCTCGACAAGCCGGTCGTGGTGCAGTACGGCGAGTACCTGAAGGCCATCGTCGTCGGCAAGGACTACAAGGCCGGCCCGGTGACCGACCACTGCCCGGCGCCCTGCCTCGGCTACTCCTACCGCAGCAGCCAGCCGGTCTTGGAGACGCTGCTCGACCGGGCGCCCGCGACGGCGTCCCTGGCGTTCGGCGCGGCGGTCGTCTGGCTCGTCGGCGGCATCACCACGGGCGTGGTGTCGGCGCTGCGCAGAGGCTCGCTGTGGGACCGGACCGCGATGATCATCGCGCTGAGCGGCGTGTCGCTGCCCATCTACTTCACCGGCCTGGTCTCCCTCGCGCTGTTCTCCTACACCTTCAAGATCTTCCCGGGCGGCGGCAGCTACCTGCCGATCACCACGAACCCGGTGACCTGGTTCCAGTCGCTGGTGCTGCCATGGGTGACGCTCGCGTTCCTTTACGCGGCGATGTACGCGCGGCTCACCAGAGCGGGCATGCTGGAGACGATGAACGAGGACTACATCCGCACCGCCCGCGCCAAGGGGCTGCCGGAGAAGACCGTCGTCACCAAGCACGCCCTGCGCGCCTCGCTGACGCCGATCCTCACGATCTTCGGCCTGGACCTCGGCCTGCTGCTCGGCGGCGCCGTGCTGACCGAGAACACCTTCGGCATCCCCGGGCTGGGCCAGCTCGCGATCACCTCGATCAACGGCGGAGACCTGCCCATGGTGCTCGGCATCACGCTGATCACCGCGACCTCGATCGTGGTGATCAACCTGATCGTCGACCTGCTGTACGCCGTCGTCGACCCGAGAGTGAGGCTGAGCTGA
- a CDS encoding universal stress protein codes for MSAYRIILVGTDGSDSSFRAVDRAAQLAAATGATLLLASAYSPMPERERASAADRLGDLAYKVQGSTPADDALRAARERAVAAGALDIDQVAVEGDAVDVISRVAKERGAELVVIGNRGLNSLAGRILGSVPANLSHRAPCDVLIVHTTDGK; via the coding sequence ATGAGCGCGTACCGCATCATCCTCGTCGGCACCGACGGCTCGGACTCCTCGTTCCGCGCGGTGGACCGCGCCGCGCAGCTGGCCGCCGCCACCGGCGCCACCCTCCTGCTGGCCTCCGCCTACAGCCCCATGCCCGAGCGCGAGCGCGCCAGCGCCGCCGACCGGCTCGGGGACCTGGCGTACAAGGTGCAGGGCTCGACGCCCGCCGACGACGCGCTGCGGGCGGCGCGCGAGCGCGCGGTCGCGGCGGGCGCGCTCGACATCGACCAGGTGGCGGTGGAGGGCGACGCCGTCGACGTGATCTCCCGGGTCGCCAAGGAGCGCGGCGCCGAGCTGGTCGTGATCGGCAACCGGGGGCTGAACAGCCTGGCGGGCCGGATCCTCGGGTCGGTCCCGGCGAACCTGTCGCACCGGGCGCCCTGCGACGTGCTGATCGTGCACACCACCGACGGCAAGTGA
- a CDS encoding ABC transporter ATP-binding protein, whose protein sequence is MTGTAPAADTAGTGEAPTAFLDVRDLQIHFPTDDGLVKSVDGLSFQLERGRTLGIVGESGSGKSVTSLGILGLHNKRNADVSGEIWLNGKELVGSSQTEVRRLRGRDMAMIFQDPLSAMHPFYTVGAQIIEAYRVHNDVSKQVARKHAIDMLGRVGIPKPDKRVDDYPHQFSGGMRQRAMIAMALSCDPELLIADEPTTALDVTVQAQILDLIRDLQQEFNSAVIMITHDLGVVAELSDDILVMYAGRAVEYASVDDAFHRPLHPYTWGLLGSMPRLDRERSERLMPIKGSPPSLINVPSGCAFHPRCPYKDLNGDKSTTERPELVEVEPGHKAACHLPLEKKREIWNDEIRPKL, encoded by the coding sequence ATGACCGGCACCGCGCCCGCCGCGGACACCGCGGGCACCGGCGAGGCTCCCACCGCGTTCCTCGACGTCCGCGACCTGCAGATCCACTTCCCGACCGACGACGGCCTGGTGAAGTCGGTGGACGGCCTGTCGTTCCAGCTGGAGCGCGGCCGCACCCTCGGCATCGTCGGCGAGTCCGGCTCGGGCAAGAGCGTGACCAGCCTCGGCATCCTCGGCCTGCACAACAAGCGCAACGCCGACGTGTCCGGGGAGATCTGGCTGAACGGCAAGGAGCTCGTCGGCTCCTCGCAGACCGAGGTGCGCCGCCTGCGCGGCCGCGACATGGCGATGATCTTCCAGGATCCGCTGTCGGCGATGCACCCCTTCTACACCGTCGGCGCGCAGATCATCGAGGCGTACCGGGTCCACAACGACGTGTCCAAGCAGGTGGCGCGCAAGCACGCCATCGACATGCTCGGCCGCGTCGGCATCCCCAAGCCGGACAAGCGGGTCGACGACTACCCGCACCAGTTCTCCGGCGGCATGCGGCAGCGCGCGATGATCGCGATGGCGCTGTCGTGCGACCCCGAGCTGCTGATCGCCGACGAGCCGACGACGGCGCTGGACGTGACCGTCCAGGCGCAGATCCTGGACCTGATCCGCGACCTGCAGCAGGAGTTCAACTCCGCCGTCATCATGATCACCCACGATCTCGGGGTGGTCGCCGAGCTGTCGGACGACATCCTGGTGATGTACGCCGGCCGCGCCGTGGAGTACGCCTCCGTCGACGACGCCTTCCACCGGCCGCTGCACCCCTACACGTGGGGGCTGCTCGGCTCGATGCCGCGGCTGGACCGCGAGCGCAGCGAGCGGCTCATGCCGATCAAGGGGTCGCCGCCGAGCCTGATCAACGTCCCGTCCGGGTGCGCGTTCCATCCGCGCTGCCCCTACAAGGACCTCAACGGCGACAAGAGCACGACCGAGCGGCCCGAACTGGTCGAGGTCGAGCCCGGCCACAAGGCGGCGTGCCACCTCCCGCTGGAGAAGAAGCGCGAGATCTGGAACGACGAGATCCGGCCGAAGCTGTGA
- a CDS encoding ABC transporter ATP-binding protein, with the protein MLEVDNLGKHFPVTAGLLRRQVAAVKAVDGVSFSVRKGETLGLVGESGCGKSTTGRMIMRLLDPSFGTIRFEGQDITKMSQGRLRPLRRDLQMIFQDPYSSLNPRKTVGAIVGAPFRLQNIEAKQGVKKAVQEILELVGLNPEHYNRYPHEFSGGQRQRIGIARTLALKPKLIVADEPVSALDVSVQAQVVNLLEDLQDELDLTYVVIAHDLSVVRHISDRVAVMYLGKIVEVADRADLYQRPMHPYTNALLSAVPIPDPSERSGRERIRLQGDVPSPLDPPPACRFHTRCWKAQDICKQVEPPLVELSPGHQAACHFPENTTVSATDAVAKAAVAPGAGTADAAPAGTEPEAE; encoded by the coding sequence CTGCTGGAGGTGGACAACCTCGGCAAGCACTTCCCCGTCACCGCGGGGCTGCTGCGCCGGCAGGTCGCGGCGGTCAAGGCCGTCGACGGCGTGTCGTTCTCGGTCCGCAAGGGCGAGACCCTCGGGCTGGTGGGGGAGTCCGGCTGCGGCAAGTCCACCACCGGCCGCATGATCATGCGGCTGCTGGACCCGAGCTTCGGGACGATCAGGTTCGAGGGGCAGGACATCACCAAGATGTCGCAGGGCCGGCTCCGGCCGCTCCGCCGCGACCTCCAGATGATCTTCCAGGACCCGTACTCGTCGCTGAACCCCCGCAAGACCGTCGGCGCGATCGTCGGGGCCCCGTTCCGGCTGCAGAACATCGAGGCCAAGCAGGGCGTCAAGAAGGCCGTCCAGGAGATCCTGGAACTCGTCGGCCTCAACCCCGAGCACTACAACCGGTACCCGCACGAGTTCTCCGGCGGGCAGCGGCAGCGCATCGGGATCGCCCGGACCCTCGCCCTCAAGCCGAAGCTGATCGTCGCGGACGAGCCGGTGTCGGCGCTGGACGTGTCGGTGCAGGCGCAGGTCGTCAACCTGCTGGAGGACCTGCAGGACGAACTCGACCTCACCTACGTGGTGATCGCGCACGACCTGTCGGTCGTCCGGCACATCTCCGACCGCGTCGCCGTCATGTACCTCGGCAAGATCGTCGAGGTGGCGGACCGCGCGGACCTGTACCAGCGGCCCATGCACCCCTACACCAACGCGCTGCTGTCGGCGGTCCCCATCCCCGACCCGAGCGAGCGCAGCGGCCGGGAGCGGATCCGGCTGCAGGGCGACGTGCCGAGCCCGCTCGACCCGCCGCCCGCGTGCCGGTTCCACACCCGGTGCTGGAAGGCGCAGGACATCTGCAAGCAGGTCGAGCCGCCGCTGGTCGAGCTCAGCCCCGGCCACCAGGCCGCCTGCCACTTCCCGGAGAACACCACGGTCAGCGCGACCGACGCGGTCGCCAAGGCCGCGGTGGCGCCCGGCGCCGGCACCGCCGACGCCGCCCCGGCCGGCACCGAGCCCGAGGCCGAGTAG